ctgctgatctctgcctctgaagagaccgaggagggaatgagcagacaaagttcctgtccctgggggctgctgaagcaggaaaggatgtcagagacacttgctacaggaagaaatttaaaCGTGGAAGTCattgtgaaagcccttgatttgcttccccaagcaggatggccaaggcctgacccccatcctttggggagggagctcctttccctcttggaatgctcagggctctgtgtaacgtgtgagtgtgtgaagccgggtactggtcagcaggaggaccctttgcaggctctgtggtgggtgggtgaggaggcaacgaGGTGCTGGAGCTTTAAGGAGCGAGTGCCTTCTCATGGGTCTCggtggaagaggcagaagcctaCTCAGGTCTGTTGGGGTGTCAAGGCCCAAAGCCATGCCCACCGCAGctacactgtcccatgcctgtgccaggttctttagctccaaaaaaaagctgtggagttcTGTGGATTTGCCAGTTCCTGTGAGTCCCCTCCaaactatttgctttcttccaaaagccttGTCAATGCTCATTTACTACCCAAGATTTGCAAGCCCCAGACATGCTAGAATCCTCTATTTAGCTCCACAACCCAGCGCTGAAGTGCGTatcctcctcattctgctgcctcagagtgaaaattcaacctcggacatttcagcatgacaccccttgctatttcaggtccttctccGGCCTTTCACACACTCATTGCTATGCACACACTGCTCTttccctgcatgcccatgtctctcacaaacccttcctcttcccctgccgAGATGGGACTTCAAGAGGTTTGTGCATCCTCCACGCCCATGGTCTGAGCTCACAGTCGTCTCAGGGAACCTGTGTCCGACTGCGGCCAGTgttgtcctgccagctcagggtctgagttccatttgagcccaaaccattccagttcccgctgcctccctcttccctctgacactggctactgtgtgacacaactgctgtacaactccaggcaggatgggccaaagagtttaattagcaaattgggacctttccccttgctggaaatgtgaacttggctctcaatatttatgtattgaacTGCTTTGCCACTTTGAAACTGCCTCTCCGAAAAACTAGCCCAGCGTGGTTTTTTCtaggtttgtttttgttcattttaacccaaatgaacatgcagcactgaaatgaaattccATAGCATGGGAAGtgggtttcatagaatcatagaatcatagggttggaagggacctctggagatcatctagtccaacccgcctgccagagcagggtcacccagagcaggttgcacaggaacgcatccaggtgggttttgaatgtctccagagttggagactttaccacctttctgggcagcctgtccacaggctctgccaccctcaaagtcaagaagttcctcctcatgtttagctggaacttcctatgctcaagtttgtgcccattaccttttgtcctgtccccgggcaccactgaaaagagcctggccccatcctccctaCGCACaccctttaattatttataagtgttgataaggtcccccctcagccgtcttttttccagactgaagagacccaaatccctcagcctttcttcataagagaggtgtttgagacccctaatcatcttggtagctctctgctgcaccctctccagcagttccctgaccctgttgaactggggagcccagaactggacacagtactccaggtgtggcctcaccaaagcagagtagagggggaggatgacctcccttgacctgctggccacgctcctcttgatgcagcccaggatgccattggccttcttggccacgagggcacattgctgactcatggtcatcccgttgtccaccaggactcccaggtctctttccacagagctgctctccagcaggtcagcccctaacctgtcctggtgcagggggttattcctcccgaggtgcagcaccctacacttgcccttgttgaatctcataaggtttctctctgtccagatctccaacctgtccaggtctctctggatggtggcacagccttccagtgtgtcagccaccccacccagcttggtgtcatcggcaaacttgctgagggtgcacgctatcccctcgtccagatcattgatgaatatattgaagaggactggagccagtactgacccctggggaacaccactctttgctgacctccaactagaccctgtgcccctaatcatgaccctctgagctctgtcttccaaccagttatctgtccaccttactgtccattcatcaagcccactcttcctaagcttccctatgaggatgctgtgggagaccgtgttgaacGCCTtactcaagtcaaggtagaccacatctaccaccctcccctcatctatccatccagtcatgccatcatagaaggctatcagattagtcacacatgatttccccttggtcaatccatgttgagtacttctgatagctttcttttcttccacatgccttgagatgacgcccagaacgagctgttccatcatctttccagggatggaggtgaggctgactggcttgtagttccccggctcctccttcttgccttttgttaaaactggagtgacgttggctttcctccagtcctcaggcacctcgcctgttctccaggacctttcaaagatgatggagagcggcccagcaatgccttcccccagctccttcagcactctcgggtgcatcccatcggggcccgtggacttgtgaatatctaattgatctaattagATTAGATTGATCAAAGACTACAGCTATTTCTCTCTCTGGTCCTTCTGCTCGTATACCTGACAACAGTGATGGGGAACGCAACCATCATTTTCCTTGTGCGCGTGGGTCACCGCCTGCAACCCCCCCTGTACTTTTTCATCAGCAATCTGTCCTTCCCGGAAATCTGGTTTACATCCTCCACAAGCACCAAATTGCTTGTGATCCTGGGTTCTGGTAGGAGAACAATCTCACTAAGCAGCTGCTTTGCCCAATCCTGTTTCTGTTTTGCCCTGGGCACTACAGAGTTTGTTCTACTTGTTGTCATGACCtttgaccgctacgttgccatctgccaGCATTTGCGTAATGCTGCCATCATGAAGCCTCAGCTCTGCATCCACCTGGTTGTTGCTGCTTGGGTCATGGGCACCACACTCTTGAGTTACTCTCTGGTCCTCCTCTACAAGCTGACCTTCTGGGGCTCAAACAAGATCCACCATTTGTTTTTCGACAGCTTCCCCTTGTTCAAATTGTCCTGCTCTGACACCAGCCTGCTTGGGAAAATGGACTctattttattatcatttgtcATGCTGGGTTCCTTATGTTTAACTCTGGCATTTTACACAGGCATCCTTTTCTGCATTCTACACCTTCCAGGagcctctgggaggaaaaaagctttcactaCATGTTCTTCCCATCTCACCACCTTGGCCATTGCCTATGCGCGCTGCGTTGCTCTCTATGTGCATCCTTCAGAACACGTTTCCTCGCAGGCAAACGGAATGGTGGCTTTGCTAAACACTGTCCTGTACCCATTCTTAAATCCGTTCATCTACAGTCTAAGAAACAAGACCGTGATACTGGCCGGGAATGAAGCCATTGCCCGTGCAACAATAAAGCTTTTCGCCTTATCACGATGCATTTCTGGACAGCAATTCCCATGATCTGCTATCAAATGTTAATGCCCTGCCCATCTGCTCCCAGACCCATCACAGGAGAACCACCtggaacccatctccagaaaCCAAGAAGAGCACAAAGGCACAGTGGCAGATGGGAACCCAAATTACAGGCTCCTGAGGAATGAACACCTTGTCCCACTTATTACGGGAAGTTTAGGGGAGGACACGACcagtgcagtctgtcctgtcttctcattaaacttaatttctattgcttttccATGTGAGTGAATCTCCTGTGTGAACGCGTGAGCACGGTGGTGTGAGTGCAGCAGCCGGAGCAGGACCAGGAGGTCAGACAGCCCGTATGCCAAtagtgccagaaccagagagacTGGAGTGACTGGACTTAAGAGttcatgtgcgtgtgtgtgagtgtgactGGGGTGGTCTGTACCAGCATCTGGAATGGAGCTGTGGCCTCAGGGACTCGTATGTCCAGGTGGCTGCAACTGGGTAGGCTGGTATCCAGGGGCTGAGTGTCCGAGCCCAGATTCTAGAGGGATCCACCCTCTACAGGTGTATATATGATGGaaaggaatggaatggaatgcaatggaatagaatagaatagaatagaatagaatagaatagaatagaatagaatagaatagaatagaatagaatagaatagaatagaatagaatcgaATCGAATCGAATCGAATCGAATCGAATCGAATCGAATcgttcggttggaagggacctacaatgatcatctagtccaaatacCTGAGCTCTTCAGGGCTggccaaaagaaaaatcatgttatttaGGGCATTCTCCAAACACCTTTTAAACACCGATGGGCCTCTTAAAC
This genomic interval from Chroicocephalus ridibundus unplaced genomic scaffold, bChrRid1.1 SCAFFOLD_98, whole genome shotgun sequence contains the following:
- the LOC134509325 gene encoding olfactory receptor 6E1-like — translated: MGNATIIFLVRVGHRLQPPLYFFISNLSFPEIWFTSSTSTKLLVILGSGRRTISLSSCFAQSCFCFALGTTEFVLLVVMTFDRYVAICQHLRNAAIMKPQLCIHLVVAAWVMGTTLLSYSLVLLYKLTFWGSNKIHHLFFDSFPLFKLSCSDTSLLGKMDSILLSFVMLGSLCLTLAFYTGILFCILHLPGASGRKKAFTTCSSHLTTLAIAYARCVALYVHPSEHVSSQANGMVALLNTVLYPFLNPFIYSLRNKTVILAGNEAIARATIKLFALSRCISGQQFP